In Chryseobacterium turcicum, a single window of DNA contains:
- the mnmG gene encoding tRNA uridine-5-carboxymethylaminomethyl(34) synthesis enzyme MnmG, whose product MISEIYDVIVVGAGHAGCEAAAAAANLGSKTLLVTMNMQTIGQMSCNPAMGGIAKGQIVREIDAMGGYSGIIADKSAIQFKMLNLSKGPAMWSPRTQNDRMLFAEEWRFALENTPNLDFFQDMVKSLIIENNKAVGVVTSLGIEIRSKSVVLTNGTFLNGLIHVGDKQLGGGRMGEPRAFGITEQLVSLGFEAGRMKTGTPPRVDGRSLDYSKMEEQRGDLNPQKFSYLDSPKLTKQLSCHIVYTNEAVHDILREGFDRSPMFNGTIQSLGPRYCPSIEDKINRFAERNRHQLFVEPEGWKTVEIYVNGFSSSLPEDIQIKAMKHIPGFENVKVFRPGYAIEYDYFPPTQLKHTLETKLIDHLYFAGQINGTTGYEEAAGQGLMAGINAHNKVHEKDEFILNRDEAYIGVLIDDLITKGTEEPYRMFTSRAEYRLLLRQDNADIRLTEKAYHLGLAKEERLKRVEEKIAKSQELETFLRETSLKPGIINPILESMESNPVDQAYRASQFLTRPNITLEKLDEIDTIKEFTSKYNDEVREQAEVNIKYKGYIEKEKENVAKLNRLENVKIPEDFDYLKISSLSAEAKQKMNNVRPKTVAQAGRISGVSPADINVLLIYLGR is encoded by the coding sequence ATGATTTCAGAAATATATGATGTAATTGTAGTCGGGGCAGGTCACGCAGGTTGTGAAGCTGCTGCTGCTGCTGCCAATTTAGGTTCAAAAACTTTATTGGTTACAATGAATATGCAAACCATTGGGCAAATGAGTTGCAACCCGGCAATGGGAGGAATTGCCAAAGGACAAATCGTAAGAGAAATAGATGCGATGGGTGGTTATTCAGGAATTATTGCAGACAAATCTGCAATTCAATTTAAGATGCTTAACCTATCAAAAGGTCCCGCAATGTGGTCTCCAAGAACACAAAATGACAGAATGCTTTTTGCAGAAGAATGGCGTTTCGCATTAGAAAATACACCAAATCTTGATTTCTTTCAGGATATGGTAAAAAGTTTAATTATAGAAAATAATAAAGCAGTTGGTGTGGTAACTTCTTTAGGAATTGAAATCAGATCCAAATCTGTTGTATTAACAAACGGTACTTTTCTAAATGGTTTAATTCATGTTGGAGATAAACAATTAGGAGGTGGAAGAATGGGTGAGCCAAGAGCTTTTGGTATCACCGAACAATTGGTTTCTTTAGGTTTCGAAGCTGGAAGAATGAAAACCGGTACTCCACCGAGAGTAGATGGAAGAAGTCTCGATTATTCTAAAATGGAAGAACAAAGAGGAGATCTAAATCCTCAAAAATTCAGCTACTTAGACAGCCCTAAGTTAACCAAACAATTAAGCTGTCATATCGTTTATACCAATGAAGCAGTACACGATATTTTACGTGAAGGTTTTGATAGAAGCCCAATGTTCAATGGTACAATTCAAAGTTTAGGACCTAGATATTGCCCGAGTATTGAAGATAAAATAAATCGTTTTGCAGAAAGAAACAGACATCAACTATTCGTAGAACCAGAAGGATGGAAAACTGTAGAAATCTATGTAAATGGTTTTAGTTCTTCTCTTCCGGAAGATATACAAATCAAAGCAATGAAGCATATTCCAGGATTTGAAAATGTAAAAGTATTCAGACCAGGCTATGCTATTGAATATGATTACTTCCCTCCTACTCAATTAAAGCATACTTTAGAAACAAAATTAATTGATCATTTATATTTTGCAGGTCAGATAAACGGTACAACCGGTTATGAAGAAGCTGCAGGACAAGGCTTAATGGCTGGTATTAACGCACACAATAAAGTTCATGAAAAAGATGAATTTATCCTTAACAGAGATGAAGCATATATTGGTGTCTTAATAGATGATTTAATTACAAAAGGTACTGAGGAACCTTATAGAATGTTTACCTCAAGAGCCGAATATAGACTTCTTTTAAGACAAGATAATGCAGATATTAGATTAACTGAAAAAGCATATCACTTAGGTTTAGCAAAAGAAGAAAGATTAAAAAGAGTTGAAGAGAAAATAGCTAAAAGTCAGGAACTTGAAACCTTTTTACGAGAAACTTCTTTAAAGCCTGGAATCATTAATCCTATTCTTGAAAGCATGGAAAGTAATCCTGTAGATCAAGCATACAGAGCATCACAATTCCTTACAAGGCCCAATATTACGCTAGAAAAACTAGATGAAATTGATACAATTAAAGAATTTACTTCAAAATATAATGACGAAGTAAGGGAACAAGCCGAAGTAAACATTAAGTATAAAGGCTATATCGAAAAGGAAAAAGAAAACGTTGCAAAGCTTAATCGCTTAGAAAATGTAAAGATTCCTGAAGATTTCGATTATTTGAAGATATCAAGTTTATCTGCAGAAGCTAAACAAAAAATGAATAATGTGAGACCAAAAACGGTAGCACAAGCCGGAAGAATAAGTGGCGTCTCACCAGCCGATATCAACGTTTTACTAATCTATTTAGGGCGTTAA
- a CDS encoding class I SAM-dependent methyltransferase: MKIKDYFLTQEIFEIKETETKGVFKTSPIPSNISKYYESEDYISHHQDSGSLKEKLYKFLQSFNLQYKKTILLDRIKKGSKVLDYGCGAGEFVKYIENDFETFGFEPDADARKAVKDKISKATILDNINTIEDYSLDAITLWHVFEHVENQDEMLEIFNRKLKEKGLLIIAVPNPTSYDAKHYKEYWAAYDVPRHIYHFSKNGMENLISKKPNWKMRKIKPLVLDAYYISMLSEKYKKSPLFWLKAIIYGTISNVKALFSNEFSSLIYIIEKK; the protein is encoded by the coding sequence ATGAAAATAAAAGATTATTTTCTTACTCAGGAAATATTTGAAATAAAAGAAACAGAGACAAAGGGAGTTTTCAAAACCTCCCCTATTCCATCGAATATTTCTAAATATTATGAAAGTGAAGATTACATTTCTCATCATCAAGATTCAGGAAGTTTAAAGGAAAAATTGTATAAATTTTTACAGTCTTTCAATTTACAATATAAAAAAACAATTCTTTTAGACAGAATTAAGAAAGGATCAAAAGTATTAGATTACGGTTGTGGAGCCGGAGAGTTTGTAAAATATATTGAAAACGATTTTGAAACTTTTGGCTTTGAACCAGATGCAGATGCTAGAAAAGCTGTAAAAGATAAAATTTCAAAAGCTACAATCCTGGATAATATCAATACAATTGAAGATTATAGTTTAGATGCAATTACACTTTGGCATGTTTTCGAGCACGTGGAAAATCAGGATGAAATGCTCGAAATTTTTAATAGAAAATTAAAAGAAAAAGGATTATTAATAATAGCTGTTCCCAATCCTACTTCTTACGATGCAAAACATTACAAAGAATATTGGGCTGCATATGATGTACCAAGACATATTTATCATTTCTCCAAAAATGGTATGGAAAATTTAATTTCTAAAAAACCTAATTGGAAGATGAGAAAAATAAAACCTTTGGTATTAGATGCCTACTACATCTCTATGTTGAGCGAAAAATACAAAAAATCTCCCCTATTTTGGCTAAAAGCTATCATCTACGGAACGATTTCTAACGTAAAAGCCCTTTTTTCTAATGAATTTTCAAGTTTGATATACATTATCGAAAAAAAGTAG